CACTGCGAAGTGACCATCGGCCAGGCCGACGAGTACGGCGACACCGACCCCTATCAGTGGGACACCCGCGAGGACTGCGAGGTGCGCCAGATCCTCGACCGGATCGCCGACAAGTGGTCACTGCTCGTGATCGCCCTGCTCGACCGCCGCGTCTGGCGCTTCAGCGAGCTGCGCCGCGAGATCGACGGCATCAGCCAGCGGATGCTGACCGTGACCCTGCGCCAGCTGGAGCGCGACGGGCTGGTGAAGCGGACCGTGCATCCGGTCGTCCCGCCGCGCGTGGAGTACGAACTGACCGCGCTGGGGCGGACGTTGCACACCACCATCCGCTCGCTGGTCACCTGGACCGAGAGCCACCAGAGCGAGATCGCGGAGGCCCGCGCCGACTACGACGTGCGCGAGGCGGCCGCGGCAGAAACGGCCGCCTAGGGCTTGACCGTACGGGCGCCCAGGGCCCGCAGCACATGGTCGATGAGCTGGGCGATGCGCTCCGGGTCGTGGTTCGGCCTGCGGAGTGTGTGGCGGTAGTAGAGGGGTCCGTAGAAGAGCTCCACGGCCAGGTCCAGGTCGGCGTCGGTCGGGAGTTCGCC
The sequence above is drawn from the Streptomyces sp. NBC_01465 genome and encodes:
- a CDS encoding winged helix-turn-helix transcriptional regulator produces the protein MEEGTLKSPSHCEVTIGQADEYGDTDPYQWDTREDCEVRQILDRIADKWSLLVIALLDRRVWRFSELRREIDGISQRMLTVTLRQLERDGLVKRTVHPVVPPRVEYELTALGRTLHTTIRSLVTWTESHQSEIAEARADYDVREAAAAETAA